Below is a genomic region from Methanococcus vannielii SB.
TTTAAATTTTAGAAATATAAATTTAAAAAAATTAAAATATTCTAAAAATTATTTATTTAATTATTCTGGCTTTTCCATTAATTTACACTTATTTAAAATTTTTCCGTCTCCTGCATGAGGTTTTCTTGAAACAGCATCAGTTGCTTTTTCTAATTCTCGTGCCTCGTCAACCATTTTAGCAGCATATCTTATGGTTTCATGAGCTGACGCAACTATTGGGATGTATTTTTCCATTTCTTTTGTCATGAAACATCCTTTAACGTCGATATCGGCTGTTTTTTCAGCCATTACAAATGCAGCCATTGCTTTTGCCTTTGCGTAAGGGTTTGCAAAGTCCATTGCATCAACTGCTTTTTGTTCGGTGATTACAATTTTTGGTAATGATATTTCTTTTCCTTCTTCAACTGCAAATACCATTTCGTCTATTGCATTTTGAACAACTCTTAAAGCACCGGTTCCTGCTAAAACTCTGATTACATCAGCGTTAAACATTGCCATTTCAACAGGATCTAAGAACTGCCTTCTAGCACCAATCATAGGGTCGCATTTAATTAAAACGTATCCAAGTCCTTGTTCAGCCATTGCATCTTTATCTTTAATACCTGGTGCATCACCAATAATAACTGATGGAATTCCTGAAGCAGCTAAGATTTCTCTAGCTTTTTTAGGGCCTGGTGCAGCAGGATTTGGGCCGATATATACGATAAAGTCAGGTTTTTCTTCAACCATTTTCTTACTAACTTCTTCAACTTGGTCAGGGTTCATTTTAGCTCCGCTACCTAAAACCCTAACGTCAATGTCGTTTCTGTCTGCTCTTTCGTCTAAACAAAGATCGATTATTGGAGACATTCCTATATTACCACATTTTAAAATACCTATTTTTACAACCATTATATCACCGAAAGATATTATTTCCTTTCTGAAATATTTCTGAAGTTAGCCACTTATATTGATTGTTATTTGAAAACTTTATTACCCCAATTAACTTATGTAATTTATAAAACTGTAACTCTATTTTCAACATTCGAAGTTATTTTCTCTAACTACTAAAAAACGTAAAATACAGTTATAAAAACAAGATATAAATACAAAAAGATACAAATTCATACCTATAATTTAGCCAAATATCATTTTAAAACTCGATAAAGAGGGGTCTTATGGACGATTTTGAAAAAATAATAAATTCATTAAGTGATAAGGAAGTAATACTTAGAGTTGACTTAAAACAAAATGTAAAAGTTATAAATTTTAAAATAGGTTCAATGGATATTGTTGGTGAAATTGGAGTCAGTTTCAGGTCAATAATGCCTGAAAAAGTCTCTGAAGAAATTTCTGAAAAAATAATCGAAGTATCCGATGAAGTATCCGATGCAGCAGAAAAAGTAGAGCAGAAGTTAAAATTTTAAAATGAAATTAAATAATTATTTTATTTTTATATTATGTCTTTTTACAGGTTTTTGAGTTTTTGCTCTTTTTAAGTCTATTTTTAACCATTTTCCTATGCAGTTCACTTCCGCAAACATCACACTCGCTATCAGGATAATTTATGGGATACATCGCTTTACATCCCTTACAGAGTTTTTTCCAAATAAAATCGTTTTTAGACCCTTCAGCTATGATATTTTTATATTTAACATTTAACTTTTTTGAAACGTTCTGTATTCCATAGTCATCGGTATATAATATGCCTTCAAGTTCGATTGCAAGTGCTAATATCTCAATATCATTTTTAGATAATGTATCGCCAGTATTTAATGTCATTTTAGATACATTTTCAATATTTTCTATTTTTGGGTCTAATATTTTTAATTTTCCATAATCTAGTGCTGATTTAATAATTTCTTCCTTTGAAACTACTTCTAAAACGATTCCGTTTGTTGTATAGTGTATTCCCTCTTCAATTGAAGGGTTGTAGCCGTGAATAAATGCTGAAGCATCGAGTATTTTTATCAAAAAACCACCGGGGTAATTCACATATATATTATTACTGTATCTTTATTATAGCTTTATTTATTTAAAACTCCGGTGTAAAGATGTCTAAAAAAATAAACACGAAAAATAAAAAACAAGACGATGAATTTTTTGTTTTGAATTTAAACCAATTTAGGATGATAACAGGTTATGAATTATCTAACAATGATTTAATATTGGAAATAAACAAAAATTATGAAGTAATAGTTCCAATTGAATACAATGTATCTTTTAAAGATGGAAAACTAATTTTTGAAGACTTTATCGGCGAAAAATCAGATTCAGTAAGGGCTTTAGCAAACTCCCTAAAATCTGGAATTTTAAATAAAATGTCCCAAAGTATTGTTGAAGGCCTTACAAACAATGTAACAAATCGTAGAACGTACTATATCAATGAAGGAATTCCTTTAATTGGGCATACTGCATTTGGGCTGATTGATAGGGGTACAAATGTAATTCAGATAAGGGGTTTAAGTGGTTGTAATATTAATTGTCCATTCTGTTCTGTTGATGAGGGAAATCATTCAAAGTCAAGAAAAAATGATTATTACGTGGATATGGATTATTTAGTTTCAGAATACAAAAAAATAGCGGATTTTAAAGGGAATACAAAATTAGAAGCACACCTTGACGGGCAAGGTGAACCTTCACTATATTATCCCCTTTTAGAACTTGTTCAGGAACTTAATGAAATAAATGGGCCTAAAAAAGGAATAGTTTCAATCCAATCAAATGGTGTTAACTTAAATGAAAAACTAATAGATGATTTAGCAGATTCTGGCCTACACCGGATAAACATGTCCATAAATGCAATTGATGAAAAACTTTCAAAAGGGCTTTCGGGTAAAAAGGATTACGATATAAATAAAATTTTGGAAATTTCAGAATATATTAAAAATTCCAAAATTCACCTTCTAATTGCTCCAATTTTACTTCCAAACTATAATGACACAGAATTCAAAAAAGTATTGGATTATGCAGTAAATTTACAGCAAAAAATACCCCAAAATACGATAAACCCGATAAACAACAAAAAAAATCCAATTCTTGGTGCACAACTTTGTTTAACATATCAATTTGGCAGAAAAGTTCCGAAAATGAAAACATGGGACTTTAATAAATTTTACGGCCTTTTGGCAAACTATGAAAAAGAATATTCTTCAAATGGAATAAATGTTAATTTAAAAGTTCCATTAAATGAATACTTTGGAAGTCATGTAAGAACGAGGTTACCATGTCCTTTTAAGGTAAATGACGTAATTTCTGCAACTGTGTTAATGGATGGACGGGTAAATGGGGAAATAATTGCCAGTTCAATGGATAGAATAATTCAGGTAATTAATTGTAAACTGGAAACATGTAAGATTATTGGAAAAAGAATAAATGTAAAGGTACTGCGTACAAAAGACAATATAATTGTTGGAACTCTTGTAAAATAAATTAAAAAAGCTCTCAGAAACCCTGTATTCATCATTTTTTAATTCTAAGATGATTTATTGTGTAAATTCTCTTTAAATTAAATCAGCAGGGATGACAGTCATCATCGAGCGTTTTATATATTAATATAATATATATTTCAGTATTCACGTCATCCGATATAGTCTTACGTATTTAGTATATAAATAATGGCAATATGCAAAAAACCACACACTGAATTTAAGAAAAAATAATTTATTGAATAAAACGTTTTTCTCAAAAAATAAATTTTAAGAATTTTAAAAATTCAAAAAAGGATATAGATTTTTTACTTATTTTTTCTGGGTAATACATGTTTTTGTTAATATTATTATGTCAAATGTCGTATACGGGGGTAGGGGGGTTTAAGATATAATGGTTTAACAGGTAACTAATATTCCATATTACTTACTATTGAATTATATATTGATTCTACGCTAGAGTACTTTTAAGACGATTCCTCGTCAATTACTATTTTGTTAAATGACCTATATAAAGTTTATTATGTTGAGTAATAATAGATATAATTATTGCAATATCTTAATAAGTTTACAACTTATGTCGATTATAAATTTGTCTATAAAATTAGATAATTAATCATTTATAAATTAAAAAATATCTATAAAAAAAGAAATTGATGTTCAATGTATTTAGGGCACTGTTACAGTATGGGGGAATATGGCAATTTCTTGCCAATTAATAAGATAAAACCTACCGTATATAAAATTTTTTATGTGGTAGCATAATAAACATTAAAATTTAGATTAAGCTTTATAAAATTTTTAAAATCTTTTAAAAATGTAACGTTTTACAAATTTATTAAAAAAGAAAAAAATGTTAACGTAAGGTAATACACGTATACGGTTAAAAATGTGCAATGCCTTACGCAGAACAGATAAATTGCTTATTTGGGGCTATTATGTTATATACCTTGAGTACTTTCAAGGCAAAAAATATACTGTGTTTATTGTATTTAATGGTTACGGGTACTATAAAAATTTCCACGTATCAGGTAATATTCTTTAGATTTTTAAAAATAATTTTAAAAAATACCAAATTACTATTTAAAAATATTCAATATTTATTTATATTTTAATGATATTTCGCCTACCAGAGGTTTCCTTCAAGGTGGCTTTTTATCTTGTCGGTTGTGGCATTATAAATTCTACAAATACGAACTTTAATGATTTTACCCATAATTTCTTTGGATTCTATAATAATTGGTACATGCATCTTTTTTAAATAATTCATAAATTCTAAAAAATCCGGCTCGGATTCAAAAAATAGTTCAAAACATTCTTTTGAAGTGATTCCTTCTGAAACATCCTTTATCGTTTGAATCATTGGAAGAAAAATCGATTTTCCAAGTTTTTCTGCCCTATTTAATTCTTCTTCTTTACTTTCGGACATTTCAAAGGATTGGTATCCTTCCCTAACAATTCTACTAAACATGAAATCGATTCCAATATCATAAGTATATTTAAATGCTATTGAAAGGTCATTACATTGCGTGTGTTGAGTGGTATATTTTAAAGGTTCCATTAGCATTTCAGGGTCTTTTAAAATTACGCCTTCTTTTTTATTTTCATTTAGTGTGTTTAATATTTCCCATAATTTAGAAATATCTTTTTTATCGATTATTATTGGTTTTACGTGTGGAATTTCATATTTTTTAAATAGCTCTTCTTTTTTAGATATTGAATAAGGTATATTTGTTTCACGTTCTCGAATATCGAAAATATAAAATCCTAAATTTTCATAATCTTTTTCTGCTTCAATGTAATATTGGTTTACATAAGGGTTATTTAGTCCTATCATTTCTCCACAAAGCATTAAATTGGGATAATCATCTAAAAAAGTGGTTTTAAGGTATTTTTTAACTTTTTTAGTTGTAAACGGGCATATTTTCCCACCACGAGTTACTGCAAGTATTTCATCTTCAAATTTTATAATTCTTATATTATATCCATCTAATTTTTCTTCAATTGCAATTTTTTTATCAAAATATTTGTCTAAAGACGCTTTAAGCATCATTGCTCTTTTTATTTTAGGATAACCGCAAAAATAGTCAAAATTATCGTTTAAAAAAACAATAGTGCCCCTTTCAATATGCCTTAACTTCTTTTTAAAACAGAGGTATTTTTTGTCATTGTATTCGTATTTTGTAATTATTTTACGTTCAAATCCCTTTTCAAGGTCATTTGGATTTAAATTCAGCCTTTTTGAAATTTTTTGAACTATTTCTTTAAATTCTTTATTATTAGTTTTTGAAAAAAGTCCATTCATAAAAATCACATGAGTTTTTTTATACGCTTTGAAAGTTTACTGCAAACAAGCATATTGTTTGGGTTTGATCTCTTACAATAAAAATTTTCACTTTGCGCCTTACTTAAAAGTTTTAAAAATTCTTTTGGATTATCCAAATCAAACTCAGGAATTTCTAAAAATGCATTTCCAACTTCCCAAAAAAAGTGTGCATCACTTCCAACACCTTTTACAATGTTGTAACTTTTTGCATAGGTTTTTGCATCTTCATTCGGTTTTTGTTCTATACATCTGCTGTTATATATTTCAACAATATCTACTTTTTTTATAAATTCAGAACTATCTAAAAGCCCAAACTTACATAAGGACCTTTTTCTTTGCCAGTCAAATGGATGGGGAATATAAATAAGCCCGCCTTGTTCTTTTACCTTATCAAACGCTTCAAAAATATCTTTTTCTTTAATTTCTTCATTTAAAAAAATTCCGCAGAATTCTCCTTTTGACGTTGAAATTTCTTCGCCAGGAATTCCAAAGTCCGTTTTAGTCATTACATCATGGTCAGTAATTATTGGTAAAATTCCTTTTTTCAAACACGTTTTTTTTAAAATGTTTAAAAAGTTCATTGAACACCTTGAGCTGTGTGTGTGAACGTGCATGTCAATTTTTATCATTTGGGGGTCACCAAAAAATTATTAGCTTAAATACATTATTTAAAAATTCTTTAAAAATCATTTAAATATTATTTAAAAATTATTTCATAGCATTTTGCTATTTTTTAATTATTTACTCTATTTAATAACTAATTAGTTGAATTTTTCCGTAATTTTGCATGCTTTTTTGTAAGTAGTATTAATAAACGCTTCTCGTAATTTATATGTTTTGTTTTCAAGTAGTATTTTTCCATCAA
It encodes:
- a CDS encoding PHP-associated domain-containing protein — protein: MIKIDMHVHTHSSRCSMNFLNILKKTCLKKGILPIITDHDVMTKTDFGIPGEEISTSKGEFCGIFLNEEIKEKDIFEAFDKVKEQGGLIYIPHPFDWQRKRSLCKFGLLDSSEFIKKVDIVEIYNSRCIEQKPNEDAKTYAKSYNIVKGVGSDAHFFWEVGNAFLEIPEFDLDNPKEFLKLLSKAQSENFYCKRSNPNNMLVCSKLSKRIKKLM
- a CDS encoding radical SAM protein; this encodes MSKKINTKNKKQDDEFFVLNLNQFRMITGYELSNNDLILEINKNYEVIVPIEYNVSFKDGKLIFEDFIGEKSDSVRALANSLKSGILNKMSQSIVEGLTNNVTNRRTYYINEGIPLIGHTAFGLIDRGTNVIQIRGLSGCNINCPFCSVDEGNHSKSRKNDYYVDMDYLVSEYKKIADFKGNTKLEAHLDGQGEPSLYYPLLELVQELNEINGPKKGIVSIQSNGVNLNEKLIDDLADSGLHRINMSINAIDEKLSKGLSGKKDYDINKILEISEYIKNSKIHLLIAPILLPNYNDTEFKKVLDYAVNLQQKIPQNTINPINNKKNPILGAQLCLTYQFGRKVPKMKTWDFNKFYGLLANYEKEYSSNGINVNLKVPLNEYFGSHVRTRLPCPFKVNDVISATVLMDGRVNGEIIASSMDRIIQVINCKLETCKIIGKRINVKVLRTKDNIIVGTLVK
- a CDS encoding type II toxin-antitoxin system VapC family toxin, yielding MIKILDASAFIHGYNPSIEEGIHYTTNGIVLEVVSKEEIIKSALDYGKLKILDPKIENIENVSKMTLNTGDTLSKNDIEILALAIELEGILYTDDYGIQNVSKKLNVKYKNIIAEGSKNDFIWKKLCKGCKAMYPINYPDSECDVCGSELHRKMVKNRLKKSKNSKTCKKT
- a CDS encoding RNA ligase, whose protein sequence is MNGLFSKTNNKEFKEIVQKISKRLNLNPNDLEKGFERKIITKYEYNDKKYLCFKKKLRHIERGTIVFLNDNFDYFCGYPKIKRAMMLKASLDKYFDKKIAIEEKLDGYNIRIIKFEDEILAVTRGGKICPFTTKKVKKYLKTTFLDDYPNLMLCGEMIGLNNPYVNQYYIEAEKDYENLGFYIFDIRERETNIPYSISKKEELFKKYEIPHVKPIIIDKKDISKLWEILNTLNENKKEGVILKDPEMLMEPLKYTTQHTQCNDLSIAFKYTYDIGIDFMFSRIVREGYQSFEMSESKEEELNRAEKLGKSIFLPMIQTIKDVSEGITSKECFELFFESEPDFLEFMNYLKKMHVPIIIESKEIMGKIIKVRICRIYNATTDKIKSHLEGNLW
- a CDS encoding F420-dependent methylenetetrahydromethanopterin dehydrogenase, whose protein sequence is MVVKIGILKCGNIGMSPIIDLCLDERADRNDIDVRVLGSGAKMNPDQVEEVSKKMVEEKPDFIVYIGPNPAAPGPKKAREILAASGIPSVIIGDAPGIKDKDAMAEQGLGYVLIKCDPMIGARRQFLDPVEMAMFNADVIRVLAGTGALRVVQNAIDEMVFAVEEGKEISLPKIVITEQKAVDAMDFANPYAKAKAMAAFVMAEKTADIDVKGCFMTKEMEKYIPIVASAHETIRYAAKMVDEARELEKATDAVSRKPHAGDGKILNKCKLMEKPE